One genomic window of Polaromonas sp. SP1 includes the following:
- a CDS encoding fumarate hydratase, whose product MTTIKQADLIESVAAALQYISYYHPADYIAHLARAYEREQSPAAKDAIAQILTNSKMSATGQRPICQDTGIVNVFLKVGMDVRWEGFTGSLDDAINEGVRRGYNHPDNTLRASVVADPQFDRKNTKDNTPAVIFTELVPGNTIDVTVAAKGGGSENKSKMVMLNPGDSVVDWVLKTVPTMGAGWCPPGMLGIGIGGTAEKAVLMAKESLMDDLDMYELQAKSSSGAKLTKTEELRLELFEKVNALGIGAQGLGGLTTVLDIKIKMYPTHAASKPVAMIPNCAATRHAHFVMDGSGPVYLDPPSLDLWPNVNWTPDYQKSKKVDLNTLTKEEVASWKPGQTLLLNGKMLTGRDAAHKRIKDMLAKGEKLPVDFTNRVIYYVGPVDPVRDEAVGPAGPTTATRMDGFTEMMLAETGLISMIGKSERGPVAIEAIKKHKSAYLMAVGGAAYLVSKAIKTAKVLGFADLGMEAIYEFDVVDMPVTVAVDSGGTSAHITGPAEWQKKIATGEFKQIPVTSV is encoded by the coding sequence ATGACCACGATCAAGCAAGCCGACCTCATCGAATCCGTAGCCGCCGCCCTGCAGTACATCAGCTACTACCATCCCGCCGACTACATCGCCCACCTGGCGCGCGCTTACGAGCGCGAGCAAAGCCCGGCAGCCAAGGACGCGATTGCGCAGATCCTTACCAACAGCAAGATGAGCGCGACCGGCCAGCGGCCGATTTGCCAGGACACCGGCATCGTCAACGTGTTCCTCAAGGTCGGCATGGATGTGCGCTGGGAAGGTTTTACCGGCAGCCTGGACGACGCCATCAACGAAGGCGTGCGGCGCGGCTACAACCACCCCGACAACACGCTGCGTGCATCCGTGGTGGCTGACCCGCAGTTCGACCGCAAGAACACCAAGGACAACACGCCGGCCGTGATTTTCACCGAGCTGGTGCCCGGCAACACCATCGACGTCACGGTGGCGGCCAAAGGCGGCGGCAGCGAGAACAAAAGCAAGATGGTCATGCTCAACCCAGGCGACTCGGTGGTCGACTGGGTGCTGAAAACCGTGCCCACCATGGGCGCCGGCTGGTGCCCGCCCGGCATGCTGGGCATCGGCATTGGCGGCACCGCCGAAAAAGCCGTGCTGATGGCCAAGGAAAGCCTGATGGACGACCTGGACATGTACGAGCTGCAGGCCAAGTCGTCTTCCGGCGCCAAGCTCACCAAGACAGAAGAGCTGCGCCTGGAACTGTTTGAAAAGGTCAACGCGCTGGGCATAGGCGCGCAGGGCCTGGGCGGCCTGACCACCGTGCTGGACATCAAGATCAAGATGTACCCGACGCATGCCGCCAGCAAGCCCGTGGCGATGATCCCCAACTGCGCCGCTACGCGCCACGCGCACTTTGTGATGGACGGCAGCGGCCCGGTGTACCTGGACCCGCCGTCGCTGGACCTCTGGCCCAACGTGAACTGGACGCCCGACTACCAAAAGAGCAAAAAGGTCGACCTCAACACCCTGACCAAAGAAGAAGTCGCCAGCTGGAAGCCCGGCCAGACGCTGCTGCTCAACGGCAAGATGCTGACCGGCCGCGACGCCGCCCACAAGCGCATCAAGGACATGCTGGCCAAGGGCGAAAAGCTGCCGGTGGATTTCACCAACCGCGTCATCTACTACGTCGGCCCGGTGGACCCGGTGCGTGATGAAGCCGTAGGCCCGGCCGGCCCGACCACGGCCACCCGCATGGACGGCTTCACCGAGATGATGCTGGCCGAGACCGGCCTGATCTCGATGATCGGCAAGTCCGAGCGCGGCCCGGTCGCCATTGAGGCCATCAAGAAACACAAGAGTGCTTACCTGATGGCCGTCGGCGGCGCCGCCTACCTGGTCAGCAAGGCCATCAAGACCGCCAAAGTGCTGGGTTTTGCCGACCTGGGCATGGAAGCGATCTACGAGTTCGACGTGGTCGACATGCCCGTGACCGTGGCGGTGGATTCGGGCGGCACCAGCGCCCACATCACCGGCCCGGCCGAGTGGCAAAAGAAGATCGCCACCGGCGAGTTCAAGCAGATTCCGGTCACCAGCGTTTGA